A single region of the Athene noctua unplaced genomic scaffold, bAthNoc1.hap1.1 HAP1_HAP1_scaffold_121, whole genome shotgun sequence genome encodes:
- the LOC141955059 gene encoding glial fibrillary acidic protein-like, producing the protein MESQRLSSYGRRIGPAAPGYRGLPASPPARLRAPRSAQPGPRTGARLGLGRMDFSLAAALNSEFRETRTNEKVEMMELNDRFASYIEKVRLLEQQNKVLVVELHQAREQEPSRLPDVYQGELRDLRRHVEQLATAKARLEIEKENLAEDLGSLQQKLQDEATLRLEAESDLAAYRQDVDAAALARLALERRVGTLQDEIAFLRKAHEEELRELQEQLARQRVHVEVDASKPDLTAALRDIRSRYEAAAASNVREAEEWYKSKFTDLTAAAARHAEALRAAKQEANEYRRQLQALTCDLEALRGANESLERQLRELEERYALETAGYQDTVARLEEDTRSLKEEMARHLQDYQELLSVKLALDIEIATYRKLLEGEESRITIPVQSFSNLQIRETSLDPKSVSEARVKRSIVVKTVETKDGEVIKESKQEHKEEP; encoded by the exons ATGGAGAGCCAGCGGCTCTCCTCCTACGGCCGCCGcatcggccccgccgccccgggctacCGGGGGcttcccgccagcccccccgcccggctccgggctccccgcagcgcccagccTGGTCCCCGCACGGGTgcccgcctggggctgggcaggatggaCTTCTCGCTGGCCGCAGCGCTCAACTCGGAGTTCAGGGAGACGCGCACCAACGAGAAGGTGGAGATGATGGAGCTCAACGACCGCTTTGCCAGCTACATCGAGAAGGtccggctgctggagcagcagaacaaggtgctggtggtggagctgcaccAGGCGCGGGAGCAGGAGCCCTCGCGTCTGCCCGACGTCTACCAGGGGGAGCTGCGTGACCTGCGGCGCCACGTGGAGCAGTTGGCCACCGCCAAGGCCCGTCTGGAGATCGAGAAGGAGAACCTCGCCGAGGACCTcggcagcctccagcagaa GCTGCAGGACGAGGCGACCCTGCGGCTGGAGGCCGAGAGCGACCTGGCTGCCTAcaggcag gACGTGGACGCCGCTGCCTTGGCTCGCCTGGCCCTGGAGCGGCGGGTGGGGACGCTGCAGGACGAGATCGCCTTCCTCCGCAAGGCCCACGAGGAG gagctgcgggagctgcaggagcagctggcccgGCAGCGGGTGCATGTCGAGGTGGACGCGAGCAAGCCGGACCTGACGGCCGCCCTGCGCGACATTCGCAGCCGCTAcgaggccgcggccgccagcAACGTCCGGGAGGCCGAGGAGTGGTACAAGTCCAAG ttcacagacctgacggccgcggccgcccggcacgCAGAGGCCCTGCGCGCCGCCAAGCAGGAGGCCAACGAGTACCGGCGCCAGCTCCAGGCCCTCACCTGCGACCTGGAGGCTCTGCGGGGTGCG AACGagtccctggagaggcagctgcgggagctggaggagcgctACGCCCTGGAGACGGCCGGCTACCAGGACACGGTGGCACGGCTGGAGGAGGACACCCGCAGCCTCAAGGAGGAGATGGCCCGGCACCTGCAGGActaccaggagctgctcagcgtCAAGCTGGCCCTCGACATCGAGATCGCCACGTACCGCAAACTGCTGGAGGGCGAGGAGAGCAG GATCACCATCCCCGTGCAGAGCTTCTCCAACCTGCAGATCCGAG AGACCAGCCTGGACCCTAAATCCGTGTCTGAAGCCCGCGTGAAGAGGAGCATTGTGGTCAAAACTGTGGAGACCAAGGATGGAGAG gtGATCAAGGAGTCCAagcaggagcacaaggaggagcCGTAG
- the LOC141955062 gene encoding kinesin-like protein KIF18B isoform X2 codes for MLGSEESPGIMYLTMVELYKRIEARQEEKSCEVLVSYQEVYNEQIHDLLEPKGPLAIREDPEKGVVVQGLSFHQPASAEQLLEMLANGNRNRTHHPTDANSTSSRSHAIFQIYVKQQDCTGGLAGDLRVAKMSLIDLAGSERASVANTKGERLREGANINRSLLALINVINALAEAKSRKSHIPYRDSKLTRLLKDSIGGHCRTIMIAAVSPSVLAYEDTYNTLKYAGRAKEIKVSLKSNVTSSDGHVSKYAVTCERLRAEVADLRAKLRVYEDAARESQNQALAPLAPSGFPEGLPRLEEAVPQTSVAQRSDGEQQELGAGQSVGMPMELEEEAPEERPPSSPRAAHQTDVQLEGKTPRCLLQGLSGSRAETLLAAVLNVARKQYALLKAAALLTPAMVSEFEDLERLVSQEAGVSGEQATSAKGAAEIGGASPAQRMQQGCEAQVSVAVPSTPGMSGTVQRLQDLAAPCSPTSVAPGPIKKRGTTTSHMSPVSSAAQNRRTLPAVPVHNLNETFEVSNSSGSPSVAEAAASSLPEFSIWESVQSHLNKQDGPVVPQACAPVSAVKGSSIPRPSVVSKAPAQKRRRVESAAPPTLGGLQSCSTPRSAQPSRAPPLPGRRLGKPSARSTTGCKSVPCGRAGTKRALDQPPSGSEHPAGPLSWKGSRRTTKELVALGSAPPAPTPQPMKLLC; via the exons atgctgggctcggaggaaagccctggcatcatgtacctcaccatggtggagctgtacaagaggatcgaggccaggcaagaggagaagagctgtgaggtgctcgtctcctaccaggag gtgtacaacgaacagattcatgacctgctggagcccaagggccctctggccatccgggaggatcctgagaaaggagtcgtggttcagggtctctccttccaccag cccgcgtcggcagagcagctgctggagatgttggccAACGGCAACAGGAACCGGACGCACCATCCCACCGACGCCAACAGCACCTCCTCCCGCTCGCACGCCATCTTCCAG atctacgtgaagcagcaggactgcactggcggcctcgctggcgacctgcgagtggccaagatgagcctgatcgacctggcaggctcggagcgagcttcggtcgccaacaccaagggagagcggctccgggagggcgccaacatcaaccgctcgctgctggccctcatcaacgtcatcaacgccttggctgaggcaaag agcaggaaaagccacatcccgtaccgggacagcaagctcacacgcctgctgaaggactccatcggcggccactgccgcaccatcatgatcgccgccgtgagtccctccgtcctggcctacgaggacacctacaacaccctcaagtacgccggccgggccaaggagatcaaggtgtcg ctgaagagcaacgTGACCAGCTCTGACGGCCACGTTAGTAAATACGCCGTCACCTGCGAGCGGCTGAGAGCGGAG GTGGCAGATCTGCGGGCGAAGCTCCGGGTCTATGAGGACGCTGCCCGGGAgtcacagaaccaggctctggcgccgctggctccctccggcttcccagaggggctgcccag gttggaggaagctgtcccacagaccagcgtggctcagaggagtgatggagagcagcaggagctgggagctggacagtctgttgggatgccaatggagctggaggaggag gctccagaggaaaggcctcccagcagccccagagcagcccaccagacagacgtccagctggaagggaagacaccaaggtgccttctgcaggggttgtctggcagccgggcagagac gctcctggctgccgtcctgaacgtTGCCCGAAAGCAATACGCCCTCCTGAAGGCTGCCgccctcctcactcctgccatggtctccgaatttgaggacctggagcgcctggtcagtcaggaggctggtgtaagcggggagcaagccacgtctgcaaagggagccgcagagatcggcggggccagccctgcccagaggatgcagcagggctgtgagg cccaggtgtctgtcgccgtgcccagcacccccgggatgagtggcaccgtgcagcgcttgcaggacctcgctgccccctgcagccccacgtcgGTGGCTCCTGGCCCGATTAAGAAGAGGGGGACTACAACAAGTCACATGTCCCCGGTGTCATCGGCTGCCCAAAACCGCCgcacgctgcctgctgtgcccgtTCACAACCTGAACGAGACTTTTGAGGTCTCCAACAGCAGTGGTTCACCCAgcgtggccgaggcagctgcctccagcctgccagaattctccatctgggagagcgtccagagccacctaaacaagcaggacggccccgtcgtgcccca AGCCTGTGCCCCGGTGTCTGCCGTGAAgggttcctccatccccaggccctCCGTGGTCTCCAAAGCCCCTGCGCAGAAGCGGAGGCGAGTGGAGAG cgctgctccccccaccctgggtgggctccagagctgcagcaccccgagatctgcgcagccctcccgcgcccctccgctcccgggcaggcgcctggggaaaccctctgcccgcagcaccacgggctgcaagagcgttccctgcggcagggcaggcaccaagcgggcgctggaccagcccccttccgggtcag agcatcctgcgggccctctctcctggaagggcagcagaaggaccaccaaagagctcgtggccctgggcagtgccccccctgctcccaccccccagccaatgAAGCTCTTATGCtga
- the LOC141955062 gene encoding kinesin-like protein KIF18B isoform X1, protein MMLGPPPQEGSVAVVVRVRPRASCERERAARPVLHVVDQHILVFNPEEHSGPPSSVLPTHGPKHHSKDLKFVFDRVFGEGATQEEVFQHTTHALLDSVLNGYNCSVFAYGATGAGKTYTMLGSEESPGIMYLTMVELYKRIEARQEEKSCEVLVSYQEVYNEQIHDLLEPKGPLAIREDPEKGVVVQGLSFHQPASAEQLLEMLANGNRNRTHHPTDANSTSSRSHAIFQIYVKQQDCTGGLAGDLRVAKMSLIDLAGSERASVANTKGERLREGANINRSLLALINVINALAEAKSRKSHIPYRDSKLTRLLKDSIGGHCRTIMIAAVSPSVLAYEDTYNTLKYAGRAKEIKVSLKSNVTSSDGHVSKYAVTCERLRAEVADLRAKLRVYEDAARESQNQALAPLAPSGFPEGLPRLEEAVPQTSVAQRSDGEQQELGAGQSVGMPMELEEEAPEERPPSSPRAAHQTDVQLEGKTPRCLLQGLSGSRAETLLAAVLNVARKQYALLKAAALLTPAMVSEFEDLERLVSQEAGVSGEQATSAKGAAEIGGASPAQRMQQGCEAQVSVAVPSTPGMSGTVQRLQDLAAPCSPTSVAPGPIKKRGTTTSHMSPVSSAAQNRRTLPAVPVHNLNETFEVSNSSGSPSVAEAAASSLPEFSIWESVQSHLNKQDGPVVPQACAPVSAVKGSSIPRPSVVSKAPAQKRRRVESAAPPTLGGLQSCSTPRSAQPSRAPPLPGRRLGKPSARSTTGCKSVPCGRAGTKRALDQPPSGSEHPAGPLSWKGSRRTTKELVALGSAPPAPTPQPMKLLC, encoded by the exons atgatgctggggcccccgccccaggagggctctgtggctgttgtggtgcGTGTGCGGCCCCGCGCTTCCTGTGAGCGAGAGCGGGCCGCACGCCCCGTCCTGCATGTCGTTGACCAGCACATCCTCGTCTTCAACCCTGAAGAGCACAGTGGcccccccagcagtgtgctgcccactcacgggcccaagcaccacagcaaggacctgaagtttgtctttgaccgagtttttggggagggggccacgcaggaggaggtgttccagcacaCCACCCACGCGTTGTTGGACAGCGTCCTCAATGGCTACAACTGCTCCG tgtttgcctacggtgcgacaggagcagggaaaacctacaccatgctgggctcggaggaaagccctggcatcatgtacctcaccatggtggagctgtacaagaggatcgaggccaggcaagaggagaagagctgtgaggtgctcgtctcctaccaggag gtgtacaacgaacagattcatgacctgctggagcccaagggccctctggccatccgggaggatcctgagaaaggagtcgtggttcagggtctctccttccaccag cccgcgtcggcagagcagctgctggagatgttggccAACGGCAACAGGAACCGGACGCACCATCCCACCGACGCCAACAGCACCTCCTCCCGCTCGCACGCCATCTTCCAG atctacgtgaagcagcaggactgcactggcggcctcgctggcgacctgcgagtggccaagatgagcctgatcgacctggcaggctcggagcgagcttcggtcgccaacaccaagggagagcggctccgggagggcgccaacatcaaccgctcgctgctggccctcatcaacgtcatcaacgccttggctgaggcaaag agcaggaaaagccacatcccgtaccgggacagcaagctcacacgcctgctgaaggactccatcggcggccactgccgcaccatcatgatcgccgccgtgagtccctccgtcctggcctacgaggacacctacaacaccctcaagtacgccggccgggccaaggagatcaaggtgtcg ctgaagagcaacgTGACCAGCTCTGACGGCCACGTTAGTAAATACGCCGTCACCTGCGAGCGGCTGAGAGCGGAG GTGGCAGATCTGCGGGCGAAGCTCCGGGTCTATGAGGACGCTGCCCGGGAgtcacagaaccaggctctggcgccgctggctccctccggcttcccagaggggctgcccag gttggaggaagctgtcccacagaccagcgtggctcagaggagtgatggagagcagcaggagctgggagctggacagtctgttgggatgccaatggagctggaggaggag gctccagaggaaaggcctcccagcagccccagagcagcccaccagacagacgtccagctggaagggaagacaccaaggtgccttctgcaggggttgtctggcagccgggcagagac gctcctggctgccgtcctgaacgtTGCCCGAAAGCAATACGCCCTCCTGAAGGCTGCCgccctcctcactcctgccatggtctccgaatttgaggacctggagcgcctggtcagtcaggaggctggtgtaagcggggagcaagccacgtctgcaaagggagccgcagagatcggcggggccagccctgcccagaggatgcagcagggctgtgagg cccaggtgtctgtcgccgtgcccagcacccccgggatgagtggcaccgtgcagcgcttgcaggacctcgctgccccctgcagccccacgtcgGTGGCTCCTGGCCCGATTAAGAAGAGGGGGACTACAACAAGTCACATGTCCCCGGTGTCATCGGCTGCCCAAAACCGCCgcacgctgcctgctgtgcccgtTCACAACCTGAACGAGACTTTTGAGGTCTCCAACAGCAGTGGTTCACCCAgcgtggccgaggcagctgcctccagcctgccagaattctccatctgggagagcgtccagagccacctaaacaagcaggacggccccgtcgtgcccca AGCCTGTGCCCCGGTGTCTGCCGTGAAgggttcctccatccccaggccctCCGTGGTCTCCAAAGCCCCTGCGCAGAAGCGGAGGCGAGTGGAGAG cgctgctccccccaccctgggtgggctccagagctgcagcaccccgagatctgcgcagccctcccgcgcccctccgctcccgggcaggcgcctggggaaaccctctgcccgcagcaccacgggctgcaagagcgttccctgcggcagggcaggcaccaagcgggcgctggaccagcccccttccgggtcag agcatcctgcgggccctctctcctggaagggcagcagaaggaccaccaaagagctcgtggccctgggcagtgccccccctgctcccaccccccagccaatgAAGCTCTTATGCtga